The following is a genomic window from Rhizobium sp. NRK18.
ACGACCGAGAAATGCGTGGTGCAGGAGGGCGCATGCGGTGCGTCGAGATCGCCCATGCCCTTCAGGCGCTTTTCGTAGGCGGCGGTAAGTGCTGCGGCCATGGCGGCATAGCTCTTGCCGTCGGGCTCGGTGCCGGGCTCGAAGCTCTCCTGCATCATGGCCAGGCAATCGGCGAGGTTGGGGCCGGCCGTCAGTCCTTTCGATGCATGGATGGTGCCGCCGCGATAGGGAACGGCAATCGTGTCCCGCAGTTCCGCCTTGTAGGCCTTCAGGTCGTCCAGTCCGAGGCAGCCGCCCTTTGCCTGGATGTCGGCGACCATGGCGCGGGCGATCTCGCCTTCATAGAAATCGCGCGCGCCGGCATCCGCCAGCCTTTCGAGTGTTGCAGCCAGCCGCGATTGGTCGAGCCGCGTATCGGACAGCGCCGTCCAGCCGGCAATTCTCGGCCACTGGCCGTCTTCGAGAAACAGGCTGGCGGAATCCGCGTCCTTTGCTAGGTCGCGGGTGGACGACGAGATCATCAGCGACGCGAACCAGTCTACCAGCATGCCCTCTTTCGCGAGGCCGACGGCGGGGGCGAGAAGCTCCTTCCACGACAGCGTGCCAAAGGTCTGGTGAGCGAGTTCCATGCCGGCGACCGTACCGGGCACGGCGATGGCGGTTGCGCCCTGGACATTGCGGTCGTCCTTGACGGTCGGCCAGGGGAAAAGGTCGGAGGAGCGGCCGGAGCCGTCGAGCGGATAGTCCTTCGGGTCGAGCGCTTTCGGCGAGCGCATGCCGAAGAACAGCGTGTAGGCCTTCTGTTCGGCCTCACGCCAGATCATCATCGTGCCGCCGCCGGCCGGTCCGCTCATCCACGGTTCGACGACGCCGATGGCAAAAGAGGTGGCAACCGCGGCGTCGATGGCGTCGCCGCCTGCTTCGAGGATTGCCGCGCCCACTTCGGCCGCCTTGCGATGCTGGGCCGCGACGATGCCGCCGCGGGTCGGGGTCACGCGCTTGGTGACGGTCTGGGTCGTCGAGAAATTGCTCATGGATCACCGTTCAGGCAGGAAGGATGGATTTTCGGTCGTCGCTTGTGCGGAAGAGATGACAGTCGACGTGCGAGGCGCCGGCAACCACATGCGGCGGTGCCTGCGTCTTGCATATGTCTTTTGCCACGGCGCAACGCGGATGGAAATGACAGCCGGAGGGCGGGGAGATCGGATTGGGGAAGGTGGCGCCGAGTTGAAGATCGGGCACGGAGAGGGAGGGGTCCGGAGTGAGGACCGAGTCCAGAAGCGCACGGGTATAGGGGTGCTTTGGTCCCTGGAAAAGTTCGGCGGCGGGCGCTTCCTCGACGATCCTGCCGAGATACATGACCGCGACGCGGGTCGCCAGATGCTCGACGACGGCGAGGTTGTGGCTGATGAAGAGATAGGTCAGCCCCAGTTCCTCGCGCAGTTCTGCAAGAAGGTTCAAGATCTGCGACTGGATCGAGACGTCGAGGGCCGAGGTCGGCTCGTCGCAAATGACGATTTCCGGATTGATGATCAGGGCGCGGGCGATTGCCACGCGCTGGCGCTGGCCGCCGGAAAGCTGGCCGGGATAGCCCTTGCGGGCACGCTGCGGAAGGCCGACGAGGTCGAGCATCTTCGCAACCGCCTTCTGCCGCGAGGCGCTGTCGCCGATCTTGTGGACGACCAGCGGCAGGGAGACGATGTCCTCGATGGACTTCCGCGGATTGAGGGAGGAGTAGGGATCCTGGAAGATCGGCTGGATGCGGCGCGCGAGCAGCTGACGGTCGCCCGGTCCGATCACCCGTCCGTCGACGAGAACCTGGCCGGTCGTCGGCTGTTCGAGACCGAGCAAGACCTTGGCAAGCGTGGACTTGCCGCAGCCGGATTCGCCAACGAGGCCGAGGACGTCCTTCTTGCGGATCCTGAGCGAGACGCCACCCAGCGCCTGCAGCGGCCGGGGCTTCGAAAACATGCCCTGCTTGACCTGATAGGTCTTGGTGATGCCGGTCAGTTCGAGGACGGGTGTCGAGGTGTTGGAGACGGTCACGAGGCGACCTCCATAGCAGCGATATCCTGAATGCAGCGGTACCAGTGCTGGCCGCCCGCTTCGCGCGGTGCGACGGGCCTGGAACAGGCAGCTTCCGCCAGTTCGCAGCGCTCGCGGAAGGCGCATCCCTCGATGCCGCCGATCAGCGAGGGCACGATGCCGGGGATGGAGCCGAGCGGTTCGCCGGGCTTGGTCTTGCCGGGCGCCGGAATGCAGCGCAGCAGGCCGCGGGTATAGGGATGGGCCGGACGGTCGAAGATTTCCGCGGCGGTTCCCGCCTCGACGATCTCGCCGGCATACATCACCGCCACCTTGTCGGCGATGCGGGCGACGACGCCGAGATCGTGGGTGACGAGGATCAGCGCCATGTTCAGCTCGCGCTTCAGATCGGCCAGCAGCCGCAGGATCTGCGCCTGGATCGTCACGTCGAGTGCGGTCGTCGGCTCATCGGCGATGATCAGTTCCGGCTCGCACATCAGCGCCATGGCGATCATCACGCGCTGGCGCAGGCCTCCGGAGAGCTGATGCGGATACTGCTTCAGGCGGCTTTCGGCGGCGGTGATGCCGACCTTGCCGAGAAGCTCGGCGGCGCGCCTCATGGCGTCAGCCTTCGAGATCGGGCGGTGCAGGCGAAGCGCCTCGCTCAGCTGGTCGCCGATCGTGTAGGCCGGGTTCAGAGAGGTCATCGGCTCCTGAAAGATCATCGCCATGCGGTCGCCGCGCAGCGTCTGCATCTCGGCCTTGGAAACGGACCGCAAGTCGCGGCCGGCAAACTCCAGTTTCTTGGCGCCAACCTTCATGTTCTTGCCGAGCAGGCCCATGATCGCCAGCGAGGTCAGCGACTTGCCGGAGCCGGATTCGCCGACGATACAGAGCGTCTCGCCGCGCTTCAGATCGAAGTCGATGCCGCGCACCGCATGGATCGTGTGAACGCCGATCGGAATGTCGACCGTCAGGCCCTCGACCGTGAGAATGGTGTCGTTGGTTTCAGTCATCATTTCGACTCCGGCGCGGTGACGTCACGCAGTCCGTCGCCCAGAAGGTTGATCGCCAGTACCAGCAGGAAAAGCGCGATACCGGGAATGGTGACCAGCCAGGGCTGGAAGAGCATCATCTGCTTTCCTTCCGAGATCATCAGACCCCAGGAGGGGGTCGGCGGCTGGACGCCGAGACCGAGGAAGGAGAGGGCGGCTTCGAGGAGGATGGCGTGCGCCATTTCCAGCGTCATCACGACGATCAGGTTGTTGGCGATGTTCGGCATGATCTCGGAGAGAACGATGCGGGTGGTGGAACAGCCGATCGCGCGCGCCGCGTTGACGTATTCGAGATCACGGATCTGCAGGACGGAAGAGCGCATCACGACCGCGAAACGATCCCAGAGCAGCAGTCCGAGCACCAGGATGACCACCTCCAGCGAACCGCCGAACAGGGCGACCACGGCAAGAGCCACGAGAACGACCGGCATGGCGAGGCGGACGTTGATCAGGAAGGTGACGAACAGATCGACCTTGCCGCCGAAATAGCCGGCAGCGACGCCCATCAGCGTGCCGATCGTGCCGGAGATCAGCGCGGTGACGAGACCGATCAGCAGCGATATCCGGGCGCCGTAGAGCAGCCGGGCGAGGTAGTCGCGGCCGAGCTGGTCGGTGCCGAGGACGTGGTCGGGGTTGGTGCCCGCCATCCAGAATGGCGGCTTCATGCGGGCAAAGAGATCCTGGGCATAGGGATCGTGCGAGGTCAGCACCGGGGCGAAGATGGCAGCAGCGACGACGACGGCGAGAATGGTCAGGCCGATCATCAGGCCGAGATGGCCGAAGATGCGCCGCCGCAGCATGGCGGCCGGTGTCATGCCGACAATGGCGTCGGCAGCGGGAGCGGTCGATTGGCTCATGTCAGCCCACCCTTATGCGCGGATCGAGCCAGGCATTGGTCAGATCCGAGAGGAACGTGAAGAGGATGTAGAAGCAGGAGAAGATCAGGATCAGCGCCTGCACGGTCGGCAGGTCGTGCCGGGAGATGGATTCCCATGCGAGGTAGCCGGCGCCGTGGAGCGCGAAGATCGCTTCCACGACCACGGAACCGCCGAGCATGAAGCCCATCTGCACGGCAGACAGCGAGACGACCGGAATGATGGCGTTGCGCAGTGCGTGCTTGAAGAGGACCCGCATGGTGCCTGCACCCTTGGCGCGCGCGGTGCGGATGTAATCGGCGTTCAGCACCTCCAGCATGCCGGCACGCGTCAGTCGCATAATGGCCGGCATGGCGTAATAGCCAAGCACGATGGTCGGCATGATGAAGTGCTTCCAGGTCTCGGAGCCGGAGGGCGGCAGGAGCCGGAGCTTGATGGAGAAGATGACGACGAGCACAAGGCCGAACCAGAAGCTCGGCAGCGCCTGGCCGGCCACCGACAGGAAGAGGGCGAGCCGGTCGATGATCGAGTTCGGCTTGACCGCGGCGGCGACGCCGAGCGGTACGGCGACCAGAAGCGCGAAGGTGATGCTGCAGAGGCCCAGCAGCATGGTGACGGAGAGCCGATCGGAAATCAGGTCGGCGACCGGCAGCTTGAAATAGTAGCTCTGGCCGAAATCGCCGTGCAGGGCGTTCCACAGCCATTCGGTATATTGCGTCGTCAGCGGACGATCGAAGCCGTAGAGGTGGCGAATGGCTTCAAGATCGGTGGAGCTGGCGTTCTCGCCGGCAAGCGCTGCCGCCGGATCGCCCGAAAGATGCAGAAGTGAAAAGCTGATGACCGAGACGGTGAGCGTGACCAGAATGGCAAGCGCCAGCCGTTTCAATGTGAATGCAAGCATACGACGTCTCCTTGGGGCGGCCGCGGCGTTCATGCCGTGGCGGCGTCACCTCTCCCGGCGCGGGGAGGATGGGAGGTACGCGCCGGGAGAGAGGAACGACCTGCCCGCCAGGAGACGGACAGGTCCGCAGGCTGTTATTTCCAGCTCATGTCGAAGAAGCGGACGATTTCGTCAGGCGTCGGCTTGAAGTCGATATCCTTGGTGAAGACATAGTTGGTGTTGTACGAGAACAGCGGGATCCAATAGGCTTCCTCGGCGATCTTCGTCAGCGCCTTGGCGTAGTCTTCCTTGCGCTTGGCTTCGTCGACCGTGGTGTCGCCGGCCTTCAGCCATTCGGCGACCTGATCGTCACGTGCGAAGTCCTGATCCCCCTTCTCGAAGAAGAGGCTGGTGATGGCGGAGACGTCGCTGATGGAGTTCGAACCCCAGGTCAGGAAGCCGAATCCGGCATCGCCCTTCTTCTGCATGTCGCGGAGCGCGGAATACTGCAGGAACTTCAGATCCGCCTTGATGCCGACGGCATTCAGGTAGGACATCATCGCTTCGGCATAGGGACGGTCGCGGTAAGCGTAGAAGCTCGTGGTGAAGCCATCCGGATAGCCGGCCTTGGCGAGCAGTTCCTTGGCCTTTGCCGGGTCGTAGCTGTAGCTTGGAACGTCCTGCGTGCAGCCGAACTGGGTCGGGTAGCAGGCGGAGTTGATGACCTCCGAACTGCCCTTCAAGAGGTTTTCGACGATCGCCTTGCGGTCGATCGCGTAGCCGACGGCCTGGCGGACTTCCTTCTTCGTGAACGGGCTGTCGCCGCCGCGGGCGGCCGCATCCATCACGATATAGCCGATGCGCATGGTGCTCTCGTTGGCGACGGTCAGCTGGTCCATGCTTTCCATCTGCTCGGCCTGGTCGGCGGGAACGCCCCAGATGAGATCGAGGCCGCCGGAGAACAGTTCAGCGAGCTGGGTGTTGATGTCGGGGATCGTGCGGATGTCGATGGTGCCGATGTCGGCCTTGTGCTTGGCGCCGACATAACCGTCGAATTTCTTCAGGACGTAATGCTTG
Proteins encoded in this region:
- a CDS encoding ABC transporter substrate-binding protein, with the translated sequence MKPFLSVSAFTLAALLSCSQAHANKADDTLHVAFTKELESLDFYYQSAREGTILNRQIWDGLVFRDPATGKYVGDLATSWKWIDDTTLEFKLREGVKFHNGEDFDADDVVYTVATVTNPDSHVVTPSYVNWMKNVEKIDKYTIRIHTNGPFPAALEYLSGLVPIYPDKYYAEVGAKGMGLKPVGTGPYMVESVEPGKHYVLKKFDGYVGAKHKADIGTIDIRTIPDINTQLAELFSGGLDLIWGVPADQAEQMESMDQLTVANESTMRIGYIVMDAAARGGDSPFTKKEVRQAVGYAIDRKAIVENLLKGSSEVINSACYPTQFGCTQDVPSYSYDPAKAKELLAKAGYPDGFTTSFYAYRDRPYAEAMMSYLNAVGIKADLKFLQYSALRDMQKKGDAGFGFLTWGSNSISDVSAITSLFFEKGDQDFARDDQVAEWLKAGDTTVDEAKRKEDYAKALTKIAEEAYWIPLFSYNTNYVFTKDIDFKPTPDEIVRFFDMSWK
- a CDS encoding oligopeptide/dipeptide ABC transporter ATP-binding protein, which translates into the protein MTVSNTSTPVLELTGITKTYQVKQGMFSKPRPLQALGGVSLRIRKKDVLGLVGESGCGKSTLAKVLLGLEQPTTGQVLVDGRVIGPGDRQLLARRIQPIFQDPYSSLNPRKSIEDIVSLPLVVHKIGDSASRQKAVAKMLDLVGLPQRARKGYPGQLSGGQRQRVAIARALIINPEIVICDEPTSALDVSIQSQILNLLAELREELGLTYLFISHNLAVVEHLATRVAVMYLGRIVEEAPAAELFQGPKHPYTRALLDSVLTPDPSLSVPDLQLGATFPNPISPPSGCHFHPRCAVAKDICKTQAPPHVVAGASHVDCHLFRTSDDRKSILPA
- a CDS encoding ABC transporter ATP-binding protein, which encodes MMTETNDTILTVEGLTVDIPIGVHTIHAVRGIDFDLKRGETLCIVGESGSGKSLTSLAIMGLLGKNMKVGAKKLEFAGRDLRSVSKAEMQTLRGDRMAMIFQEPMTSLNPAYTIGDQLSEALRLHRPISKADAMRRAAELLGKVGITAAESRLKQYPHQLSGGLRQRVMIAMALMCEPELIIADEPTTALDVTIQAQILRLLADLKRELNMALILVTHDLGVVARIADKVAVMYAGEIVEAGTAAEIFDRPAHPYTRGLLRCIPAPGKTKPGEPLGSIPGIVPSLIGGIEGCAFRERCELAEAACSRPVAPREAGGQHWYRCIQDIAAMEVAS
- a CDS encoding gamma-glutamyltransferase family protein; the encoded protein is MSNFSTTQTVTKRVTPTRGGIVAAQHRKAAEVGAAILEAGGDAIDAAVATSFAIGVVEPWMSGPAGGGTMMIWREAEQKAYTLFFGMRSPKALDPKDYPLDGSGRSSDLFPWPTVKDDRNVQGATAIAVPGTVAGMELAHQTFGTLSWKELLAPAVGLAKEGMLVDWFASLMISSSTRDLAKDADSASLFLEDGQWPRIAGWTALSDTRLDQSRLAATLERLADAGARDFYEGEIARAMVADIQAKGGCLGLDDLKAYKAELRDTIAVPYRGGTIHASKGLTAGPNLADCLAMMQESFEPGTEPDGKSYAAMAAALTAAYEKRLKGMGDLDAPHAPSCTTHFSVVDRHGNMVAVTQTLLSIFGSKVISPSTGLLMNNGIMWFDPEPGKPNSLGPDKGCLMNVCPAIGEKDGRRFAIGASGGRKILPAVLNLTSFMTDFDMDLGEAFHQPRIDNTGGGTIVADEDLSPGIIAALDAVLPTATAKRTVFPYAFACPAGVARENGLNTGCTEIMSPWGDAITEKEKTH
- a CDS encoding ABC transporter permease, producing the protein MSQSTAPAADAIVGMTPAAMLRRRIFGHLGLMIGLTILAVVVAAAIFAPVLTSHDPYAQDLFARMKPPFWMAGTNPDHVLGTDQLGRDYLARLLYGARISLLIGLVTALISGTIGTLMGVAAGYFGGKVDLFVTFLINVRLAMPVVLVALAVVALFGGSLEVVILVLGLLLWDRFAVVMRSSVLQIRDLEYVNAARAIGCSTTRIVLSEIMPNIANNLIVVMTLEMAHAILLEAALSFLGLGVQPPTPSWGLMISEGKQMMLFQPWLVTIPGIALFLLVLAINLLGDGLRDVTAPESK
- a CDS encoding ABC transporter permease; translated protein: MLAFTLKRLALAILVTLTVSVISFSLLHLSGDPAAALAGENASSTDLEAIRHLYGFDRPLTTQYTEWLWNALHGDFGQSYYFKLPVADLISDRLSVTMLLGLCSITFALLVAVPLGVAAAVKPNSIIDRLALFLSVAGQALPSFWFGLVLVVIFSIKLRLLPPSGSETWKHFIMPTIVLGYYAMPAIMRLTRAGMLEVLNADYIRTARAKGAGTMRVLFKHALRNAIIPVVSLSAVQMGFMLGGSVVVEAIFALHGAGYLAWESISRHDLPTVQALILIFSCFYILFTFLSDLTNAWLDPRIRVG